One window of Oncorhynchus masou masou isolate Uvic2021 chromosome 28, UVic_Omas_1.1, whole genome shotgun sequence genomic DNA carries:
- the LOC135518186 gene encoding MOB kinase activator 1B has translation MSFLFGNRSSKTFKPKKNIPEGSHQYELLKHAEATLGSGNLRMAVMLPDGEDLNEWVAVNTVDFFNQINMLYGTITDFCTEESCPVMSAGPKYEYHWADGTNIKKPIKCSAPKYIDYLMTWVQDQLDDETLFPSKIGVPFRRNFMSVAKTILKRLFRVYAHIYHQHFDSVMQLQEEAHLNTSFKHFIFFVQEFNLIDRKELVPLQELIDKLTTKDR, from the exons ATGAGCTTTCTATT TGGCAATCGGTCGTCCAAGACCTTCAAGCCCAAGAAGAACATCCCGGAGGGATCTCATCAGTATGAGCTGCTGAAACATGCCGAGGCGACACTGGGCAGTGGGAACTTGCGCATGGCTGTCATGCTACCCGATGGGGAAGACTTAAACGAGTGGGTGGCAGTTAACA CTGTAGATTTCTTCAACCAGATCAACATGCTTTATGGCACCATAACAGACTTCTGCACTGAAGAGAGCTGTCCTGTCATGTCTGCTGGGCCTAA ATATGAGTATCATTGGGCAGATGGAACCAACATCAAGAAACCGATCAAATGCTCAGCTCCCAAGTACATTGATTACCTAATGACCTGGGTGCAGGACCAGCTCGATGATGAGACACTCTTTCCATCTAAGATAG GTGTCCCGTTCAGACGGAACTTTATGTCTGTGGCCAAGACCATCCTGAAACGCCTGTTCAGGGTCTACGCCCACATCTACCACCAACACTTTGACTCTGTGATGCAGCTGCAGGAGGAGGCCCACCTCAACACCTCCTTCAAACACTTCATCTTCTTTGTTCAG GAGTTTAACTTGATTGACAGGAAAGAGCTGGTGCCACTCCAGGAGCTGATTGATAAACTGACCACCAAGGACAGATAA